GGCTCATCCGGGTTGCGTAATTCGAACCGCCAGGCATGATCGCCCAGCTCGGTCCGTTTCACCAGACCTGCATCCGCCAGGTCAATCAGGTTGCGATACACGGTCGCTTTATCAAAGCCCATGGGGGTCAGATCTTCTGCAATCTCGGCGTGCGTCAGCGGAGACTTCGCCTTTCGCAAAAACTGGATCACGGTAATCCGGGCCGCCGTACTCCGCAGGCCACTCTTCCGCACCAGCTGGCGGATTTCCTCAATTTCTTCTGCTTGAGACAGATGTTTCATAAATCAGATCCAGGCACCCCATAGTGCCGCTATATGTCAGTTGTGAAGATTCAGACAGTTCTCGGTTCGAAGCGATTATCTTAGCCATTATATACCATAAATACGAGATTGAGGAACTTATTTGTCGTTTCCCCCGACACGCGTCCCGTAATCAGGTGCTCATTTTACCCGTATGTACTGCACAAACTCCCCTTGATCCACCTCTCCCGAATCGTATGCTGTTCCCCTCTGGCTCGCGCGCGAGGCAGGTCAGCGTGCACTGGAACACCCGACATAACTGACGCAACAGCACCTGAACTCACACCGCTTTTCACCAGGTTTTCACTGGAGCAAACAGAACTCATGCGAAATGTTCCCCCCTTATTGTTCAGGGCAGACCAGGACAGACTCCGGTCACACAAGGACAAAAACCGGGACACACCAGGACAAAATCCGGCCACATCGGGACAAAATTCTGTCTTGACCCCCTCACGCCATTCAACAAACTTCAACATCAAGAATACACTCCCACAAAAAATAAGCGGCAAGGCGCAAGCCTCCGGTCTTTAACAAAAACACAGGGTGCCACTGTTGGCTTGCCCAACAGTGCTTGCAGAATACATCACACCAACAACACAAGACAGAATCCCCTGGTGCTCCCGGATGAAATCCGGTATTGCCACAGGCAACAGGAGGTCACAGAACAACCGCCCAACCCCAAACCAGCCCCCCAACCCGCACACATCGTAGGGGCGAACCCATGTGTTCGCCCGCCTGGCGACATTCCACCGGTATCAACATCCAAAGGAAAGCACAGTCCACCCACCAACCCTGAGCGGCAAGGCGCAAGCCGTCGGTAAAAAGGTTAACGCTGATCCCAGAACCGGCGGCAGCCCCCATCCTGCACATCAGCACCAATCCAGCAAGGTACACA
The DNA window shown above is from Gimesia chilikensis and carries:
- a CDS encoding Fur family transcriptional regulator, producing the protein MKHLSQAEEIEEIRQLVRKSGLRSTAARITVIQFLRKAKSPLTHAEIAEDLTPMGFDKATVYRNLIDLADAGLVKRTELGDHAWRFELRNPDEPEDAEHPHFVCTECGSVSCLHDVEFKTPKNKQWAAVGKVTEILLKGICSECEEEE